GCCATGGCTTGGGATGATGAGTAATAACAGCTCTCTTACAACTCTCCCTTTGAGAAATTTTTTTTTAAAAAAGGAGTGCGCGATTGGAGTCGTCCTTTAAACAGTCATTTGGAATGCTCAGTATAATTCAGCGGCTCAGTGCAATTTTAGTCTTCTATTAAAAGAAGGTGGCCGCCGAAGATTAATGGCCAAACATCTGCTCAAAGATTCAGTGCCTGTCCATCCTTAAGCGCGATTATTTTAACTATGAAAAAGGTCAGACAAGGTCTGGCCAGTCTTGAAATGCGCATAGTGAATCTCGCCATCAATCAGAATAAATTATCCTCGAATCCACTCGCTTTAATCAAAAATGCTAGCGTCGGGGGGACTCTTGCTTATATAAAGGGCTTACGGCAGTCGATACATCGTAGCCCTGGTCTGGCCCTCCCGGATTACGAGCCCTGTTTCTACGAGTGGTTTGATAATCTGGCTTACGCGCGCCCTTGTAAGGGAGAATGCCTTTTCTATTTCAGGAGCTTTGACGCGTCCCTTATCTCTTAAGAATCTTAAGATGTCTTCCTGCCGCTTTGTAAGCACCATTCGAGGAGCAACAATAGCTATCCTGAGCGAAAGTACGCGTTCCTTTACCGTATTTAAGGTCTCAACTACCCCTTCTGCGACATATTCGAGCCAGTAGCTTAGATCTTCGTCAAGGTCCCTTGCCTGCTGGATTTTCCGATAATAAAGCTGCCTCTCCCGCTCGAAGTACTCGTCGAGGGCGAAGAGATGATGGGTATCAAAGCCTCTTGAGTAAAGGAGCCATATTGCGAGCGCTCTCGAGATGCGTCCGTTGCCGTCAGAAAAGGGATGTATTGAGACAAGGCGGTGATGAGCTATTGCGCATGCAATAACAGGATGCAAGGCTTCCGCTTCCCTGAAATTTATCCAATCGAGCAGCTCCAGTGTGAACGGGCGGGCCTTATCCGGCGGAGGGGGAGTATAGATAGTTATGCCTCTGTGGTCGACTATTTTGTTTTGACGGGTCTTGTAATGCCCGGACTGCACATCTGGCAGGACTTTGCGCGTGAGTACCCGGTGAAGGCGCAAAAGGTCAGACTCCTTTATGGGGGTCTCGGCCTTTCTGTTCCAGACCCAGTTCATGGCTGTAAGGGCGTTGAGTATCTCCTGTTTATCCTTAGCTTTCGCACCGATTTCTTCTCCGCGAGCGAGAGCCTCCACCTCCGGAAGCGTCAGTGGGTTCCCCTCCGATGGCCGTCGAAGAATGGGCTAATCTCGCAGCAGTCTCGCGCTGAAGGATCGGCAGCCACGGAGCGTCCACCACAGCCGAGTTGATCCAGGCCCGGATTTCAGCTGCC
This sequence is a window from Deltaproteobacteria bacterium. Protein-coding genes within it:
- a CDS encoding Fic family protein — encoded protein: MEALARGEEIGAKAKDKQEILNALTAMNWVWNRKAETPIKESDLLRLHRVLTRKVLPDVQSGHYKTRQNKIVDHRGITIYTPPPPDKARPFTLELLDWINFREAEALHPVIACAIAHHRLVSIHPFSDGNGRISRALAIWLLYSRGFDTHHLFALDEYFERERQLYYRKIQQARDLDEDLSYWLEYVAEGVVETLNTVKERVLSLRIAIVAPRMVLTKRQEDILRFLRDKGRVKAPEIEKAFSLTRARVSQIIKPLVETGLVIREGQTRATMYRLP